A window from Intestinimonas massiliensis (ex Afouda et al. 2020) encodes these proteins:
- a CDS encoding tyrosine-type recombinase/integrase, translating into MRRANGTGSIVNLGPNRRRPYAVRVSYLARPGLWKQRYLSYHRTSREAQDALEAYNRQEVKPRVAPVTLQEVYGQWSARKYTRVGSASVVSYRASWARLASLAERPMDRITVDDLQQIIDDDEANGMSKSSITNDKILMKALYKFAMERDIVRKDCSAFVELPAVGEKREKGAFDEQQIQKLKSLAESGFPWADAVLMLCYTGFRITEFLTLTPAAYHAEGGYLQGGLKTKAGRDRIVPVHPQIKPYLDQWLSKGAGTIICRANGRPVPSKWFREKVFPAVVHELGADGATPHWCRHTAASRMKVAGVDELAVKRILGHADKDVTEHYTHTDIDFLSKEIRKVL; encoded by the coding sequence ATGAGAAGAGCGAACGGCACTGGGTCCATCGTGAATCTGGGTCCCAACCGTCGGCGGCCTTATGCCGTCCGGGTGTCCTATCTGGCCCGACCGGGCCTGTGGAAACAGCGGTATCTGTCTTATCACCGCACCAGCCGCGAGGCTCAGGACGCACTGGAGGCCTACAACCGCCAAGAAGTCAAGCCTAGGGTTGCGCCAGTAACGCTGCAGGAGGTCTATGGCCAGTGGTCGGCCCGGAAGTATACCCGTGTCGGCTCGGCATCTGTGGTCTCTTACCGGGCCTCCTGGGCGCGCCTTGCCTCCCTGGCCGAACGGCCCATGGACCGGATCACGGTGGACGACCTCCAGCAGATCATTGACGATGATGAGGCTAACGGTATGTCCAAATCGTCCATCACGAACGACAAGATCCTGATGAAGGCGCTCTACAAATTTGCTATGGAGCGTGACATCGTGCGGAAGGACTGTTCCGCATTCGTGGAGCTTCCCGCCGTGGGGGAAAAACGAGAAAAGGGGGCCTTTGACGAGCAGCAGATCCAGAAGCTGAAATCCCTGGCGGAGTCTGGTTTCCCGTGGGCCGACGCGGTGCTGATGCTCTGTTATACGGGCTTTCGGATTACCGAATTTCTGACCCTGACCCCTGCGGCCTACCACGCCGAGGGCGGGTATCTCCAGGGCGGGTTGAAGACCAAGGCAGGGCGTGATCGCATCGTCCCCGTTCACCCGCAGATCAAGCCATATTTGGATCAGTGGCTTTCCAAGGGAGCGGGCACCATTATATGCAGAGCCAATGGCCGCCCGGTACCTTCAAAATGGTTCCGCGAAAAAGTCTTTCCGGCAGTCGTCCATGAACTTGGCGCGGATGGCGCCACCCCGCATTGGTGCAGGCATACGGCAGCCTCCCGTATGAAGGTAGCAGGCGTAGACGAGCTAGCAGTGAAGCGCATCCTCGGTCATGCAGACAAGGACGTAACGGAACACTACACGCACACTGATATCGACTTTCTGTCGAAGGAAATTCGGAAGGTTTTGTAA
- a CDS encoding PcfJ domain-containing protein codes for MEDVRKLVSRQPPEGFLTWASAILQDELDTHGFIYELEWVEDYGLDVMLDEWARPRKRKMVRVQCSCCGYLDLYHYGRGQKGYGFILPESFTEVEGGMVYEDGEEILCPNCGVQVQIRRKADLRRKGYFVSAEGRAMSAAVVGPDHLLALTGWVIQRKVSFGGGEHLDAIPAESYVFSASDCTQLKGWSNAYSGHAGYFIQYNREWRQPRDWMEQWGEEDNIFGLTDELVAESCLPHCKLDVYMEDRPGAFHFPVAWLRLYQAHPNVEAALVHGLPQVLDDLIYSQVRAAKWDKNTKGRLDIPELDWSQTRPAKMLHLNREELRLAREQDWNQLFWDLFRYSKAAGELLTGEDIVNAFYLGDEHVGQLVGRGPVAKSIRYLLQQCGQWEANYVPEPEDEDPPAYAQVPDVQILTDYWDMAERLGWDLSNERVHYPHDLFAAHDEATAQMSQLEEKGLASKFRVRRMVLRKYAFAADGLLIRPAASQQELTDEGNALHHCVSTYGKKHANGKTAIFFIRRKNMPRKSFYTLELDERKLTVQQNRGMRNCPRTPEVRAFEDLWLSWVRAGAPRDSAGKPICRKAVQPSTA; via the coding sequence ATGGAGGATGTGCGTAAACTGGTGTCCCGCCAGCCGCCGGAGGGCTTTCTCACCTGGGCCTCGGCAATCCTTCAGGATGAGCTGGACACCCACGGTTTCATCTATGAGCTGGAGTGGGTGGAGGACTACGGCCTGGACGTGATGCTGGACGAGTGGGCCAGACCCCGGAAGCGGAAGATGGTCCGCGTGCAGTGCTCCTGTTGCGGCTATCTGGATCTGTACCACTACGGCCGGGGACAAAAGGGCTATGGATTTATCCTGCCGGAGAGCTTTACCGAGGTAGAGGGCGGGATGGTGTACGAGGATGGGGAAGAGATCCTCTGCCCCAACTGCGGCGTTCAGGTCCAGATCCGCCGGAAGGCGGACCTGCGGCGGAAGGGCTATTTTGTCTCCGCCGAGGGACGGGCTATGAGCGCCGCCGTGGTGGGCCCCGATCACCTGCTGGCCCTGACGGGCTGGGTGATCCAGAGAAAGGTGTCCTTCGGAGGTGGGGAGCACCTGGATGCCATCCCGGCGGAGTCCTATGTGTTCTCCGCTTCGGACTGCACCCAGCTCAAGGGCTGGAGCAACGCCTACAGCGGCCATGCCGGTTATTTCATCCAGTACAACCGGGAGTGGCGGCAGCCCCGGGATTGGATGGAGCAGTGGGGGGAGGAGGACAACATCTTCGGCCTCACCGATGAGCTGGTGGCGGAGAGCTGCCTGCCCCACTGCAAGCTGGACGTCTATATGGAGGACCGGCCCGGAGCGTTCCACTTCCCGGTGGCCTGGCTGCGGCTCTATCAGGCCCACCCCAATGTGGAGGCGGCGCTGGTCCACGGTCTGCCACAAGTGCTGGACGATCTCATTTACAGCCAGGTCCGGGCAGCCAAGTGGGACAAGAACACGAAGGGCAGGCTGGATATCCCTGAGCTGGACTGGAGCCAGACCAGGCCCGCCAAAATGCTGCACCTGAACCGGGAAGAGCTGCGCCTGGCCCGGGAGCAGGACTGGAACCAGCTCTTTTGGGACCTGTTTCGATACAGCAAGGCGGCGGGGGAGCTCCTGACCGGGGAAGACATCGTCAACGCCTTCTACCTGGGCGACGAGCATGTGGGACAACTGGTGGGCCGCGGCCCAGTGGCCAAGAGCATCCGGTACCTGCTTCAGCAGTGCGGGCAGTGGGAGGCCAACTACGTCCCGGAGCCGGAGGACGAGGACCCGCCGGCGTATGCCCAGGTACCGGATGTGCAGATCCTCACAGATTACTGGGACATGGCGGAGCGGCTGGGCTGGGACCTGAGCAATGAGCGAGTGCACTACCCACATGATCTGTTCGCCGCCCACGACGAGGCCACCGCCCAGATGTCCCAACTGGAGGAGAAGGGGCTGGCGTCCAAGTTTCGGGTACGTCGGATGGTGCTGCGCAAGTACGCCTTCGCGGCGGACGGCCTGCTGATCCGGCCAGCGGCCAGCCAGCAGGAGCTGACCGATGAGGGCAACGCCCTCCACCACTGCGTCAGCACCTATGGGAAGAAGCACGCCAACGGGAAAACGGCCATTTTCTTCATCCGGAGGAAGAACATGCCCCGGAAGTCCTTCTACACCCTGGAGCTGGATGAACGGAAGCTGACAGTACAGCAGAACCGGGGGATGCGGAACTGCCCACGAACCCCGGAGGTGCGGGCCTTTGAGGACCTGTGGCTGAGCTGGGTCAGGGCCGGTGCGCCCAGAGACAGCGCTGGGAAGCCGATATGCAGAAAGGCTGTCCAGCCCAGTACGGCGTGA
- a CDS encoding helix-turn-helix domain-containing protein, with translation MYDNYRNIYQAARKTAGLTQERAAEALGICVESIRAYEQGQRVPSDEVVSRMVDLYDNRFLAVQHLRANAELARRIIPEMAEMPLSEAIMQLLSQIYAFADKHRDKDLLSIGADGRIDNEERPLYDKILSEVEGLGKAAMALRYAQEHA, from the coding sequence ATGTACGACAACTACCGGAATATCTATCAAGCTGCGCGCAAGACTGCCGGTTTGACCCAGGAAAGAGCAGCCGAGGCCCTTGGCATCTGCGTTGAGAGTATCCGAGCCTATGAGCAGGGGCAGCGGGTCCCATCCGATGAAGTCGTGTCCAGGATGGTGGACCTCTATGATAACCGCTTCCTGGCCGTACAGCACCTGCGGGCCAACGCGGAGCTGGCCCGGCGCATCATCCCAGAGATGGCGGAGATGCCCCTGTCAGAGGCAATCATGCAGCTTCTCAGTCAGATCTATGCCTTTGCCGATAAGCATAGGGACAAGGATCTCCTATCCATTGGGGCCGACGGACGAATCGACAATGAGGAGAGGCCCCTATACGATAAGATTCTCTCCGAGGTGGAGGGACTGGGGAAGGCCGCCATGGCCCTGCGCTATGCGCAGGAGCACGCATAG
- a CDS encoding helix-turn-helix transcriptional regulator, translated as MKGLKSIRTKNELTQTELAKQLGVTQSTVAMWESGTVMPTGAMIPQIADVLGCTIDALYGREPPGPQADQAAS; from the coding sequence ATGAAAGGGCTTAAATCAATTCGAACCAAAAATGAATTGACACAAACGGAGCTGGCCAAACAACTGGGAGTTACCCAATCGACCGTAGCTATGTGGGAATCTGGGACTGTAATGCCAACGGGGGCAATGATCCCTCAGATTGCTGACGTATTGGGCTGCACGATTGATGCCCTCTATGGCCGGGAACCACCCGGACCCCAGGCCGATCAGGCCGCGAGCTGA
- the glf gene encoding UDP-galactopyranose mutase, with protein sequence MENSFDCLIIGAGYAGAVAARELAERGGRRVLVLERRDHIGGNAYDCPDAHGVLIHQYGPHIFHTSNKRVFDWLSRFTGWRRYQHRVIANLPRDNPEVVPARKKSDGRFCFPVPFNLDSLENAFGAQDGKRLGQKLLDAYPAQSQVTILELRQNPDPEIAAIAEYVYEHVFVHYTMKQWGQTPEEIDPATTARVPVRLSRDDRYFQDAYQGMPLEGYTPMFQKILDHPNITVELGVEARDRVKLEGGTVTLDGAPFTGAVIFTGQADELFGFRFGQLPYRTLDFRFETYEKQFYQTHGTVNYTVDQDYTRITEFKHLTGQDLPGLTTIMKEYSRAYTGAPGETPYYSIINPENNALYAKYAALASEYPNLHLLGRLAEYKYYNMDAIAGRALELCDSLLTKS encoded by the coding sequence ATGGAGAATTCCTTTGACTGTCTGATCATCGGTGCGGGTTACGCCGGGGCCGTGGCGGCCCGGGAGCTGGCCGAGCGGGGCGGCCGGCGGGTGCTGGTGCTGGAGCGCCGGGACCACATCGGCGGCAACGCCTACGACTGCCCCGACGCCCACGGCGTGCTCATTCATCAATACGGCCCCCATATCTTCCATACCTCCAACAAACGGGTCTTCGACTGGCTCTCCCGGTTCACCGGCTGGCGGCGTTATCAGCACCGGGTCATCGCGAATCTGCCCCGGGACAACCCGGAGGTGGTCCCGGCCCGCAAGAAGTCCGACGGCCGCTTTTGCTTTCCGGTGCCCTTCAACCTGGATTCCCTGGAAAATGCCTTCGGCGCCCAGGATGGCAAACGGCTGGGGCAGAAGCTTCTGGACGCCTACCCCGCCCAGAGCCAGGTGACGATTCTGGAGCTGCGGCAGAACCCCGACCCGGAGATCGCCGCCATTGCGGAATACGTGTACGAGCACGTCTTCGTCCACTACACCATGAAGCAGTGGGGCCAGACCCCCGAGGAGATCGACCCGGCCACCACCGCCCGTGTGCCGGTGCGCCTCTCACGGGACGACCGGTACTTCCAGGACGCCTACCAGGGGATGCCCTTGGAGGGCTACACGCCCATGTTCCAAAAAATCCTGGACCACCCCAACATCACCGTGGAGCTGGGCGTGGAGGCCCGCGACCGGGTGAAGCTGGAGGGCGGAACAGTCACCCTGGACGGCGCGCCCTTTACCGGCGCGGTCATCTTCACCGGACAGGCCGACGAGCTCTTCGGCTTCCGGTTTGGGCAGCTTCCCTACCGCACCCTGGACTTCCGGTTTGAGACCTACGAGAAGCAGTTCTACCAGACTCACGGTACGGTAAACTACACAGTGGACCAGGACTACACCCGCATCACCGAGTTCAAGCACCTCACCGGCCAGGATCTGCCCGGCCTTACCACCATCATGAAGGAGTACTCCCGTGCCTACACCGGGGCCCCTGGCGAGACCCCCTACTACTCCATCATCAACCCGGAGAACAACGCCCTCTACGCCAAGTACGCGGCCCTGGCGTCGGAGTACCCCAACCTCCACCTGCTGGGCCGGCTGGCCGAATATAAATATTACAACATGGACGCCATCGCGGGGCGGGCCCTGGAGCTCTGCGACAGCCTCCTGACCAAATCATAG
- a CDS encoding zinc-ribbon domain-containing protein → MSLTKCPECQQEISDQAKSCPHCGYPIDNAIPIVDASEASSAPVSDNEPSNQSETSSVKNTTSHKKMLGIALALVVAIGFFIYLNGAKVTASNLNTDAFYSSDLGIGVRLGQSKSQVDKLLGAPIPQYDYYLYEGYLCVTYENGKVDSLSIEYPNDRWETYGGINIDSTAEDLVQILGEPIQKQDDGEKWFYQRRNHAIGFSVRSNGMNYIYIYDLHGQRLLTQDEIDAMDQ, encoded by the coding sequence ATGTCGCTAACAAAATGTCCAGAATGTCAGCAAGAGATTTCCGATCAAGCAAAAAGTTGTCCTCATTGTGGATATCCCATTGATAATGCCATCCCTATTGTAGATGCGAGTGAAGCATCGTCAGCCCCCGTGTCCGATAATGAGCCCTCCAACCAGTCAGAAACTTCGAGCGTAAAGAATACAACCTCGCATAAAAAAATGTTGGGCATCGCTCTTGCTCTTGTCGTTGCCATTGGATTTTTTATTTACCTGAACGGGGCAAAAGTCACGGCTTCCAATTTGAACACGGATGCTTTTTATTCTTCTGATTTGGGTATAGGGGTACGGCTCGGCCAGTCCAAATCGCAGGTGGACAAACTCCTGGGGGCGCCCATTCCTCAATACGATTACTATCTATATGAAGGCTATTTGTGTGTTACTTACGAGAATGGTAAAGTAGACTCGCTTTCCATTGAATACCCAAACGATCGCTGGGAAACCTACGGGGGAATCAATATCGATTCTACTGCTGAAGATCTGGTACAAATACTCGGAGAACCAATACAAAAACAAGATGACGGGGAAAAATGGTTTTATCAACGCAGGAACCACGCTATTGGGTTTTCTGTCCGCTCCAATGGAATGAACTATATTTACATATATGACTTACATGGACAGCGCCTGCTCACGCAAGACGAAATAGATGCCATGGATCAATAA
- a CDS encoding ImmA/IrrE family metallo-endopeptidase, whose product MNDIIDLYDYAGQHGIWVYWFTMESAESLSMVAPDGDCYIAMDPWYLSTLAEEKVKLGHELGHCSTGSFYNEDAALDVRQKHENRANQWAYQKLVPEDELMRAVLHGYREPWELAEYFDVTEPFMRGAIEYYHRKAGA is encoded by the coding sequence ATGAATGATATCATCGATCTCTACGACTATGCCGGGCAGCATGGGATCTGGGTTTACTGGTTTACGATGGAGAGCGCCGAGTCTCTCTCCATGGTTGCCCCGGATGGAGATTGCTATATCGCTATGGATCCTTGGTACTTGAGCACGCTGGCGGAGGAAAAAGTCAAGCTTGGGCATGAGCTTGGCCACTGTTCGACCGGCAGCTTTTACAATGAAGATGCCGCTTTGGATGTCCGGCAGAAGCATGAGAACCGGGCCAATCAATGGGCATATCAAAAGCTCGTCCCTGAGGACGAGCTGATGCGGGCTGTTCTCCACGGATATCGTGAGCCGTGGGAGCTGGCCGAGTATTTTGATGTTACCGAGCCTTTCATGCGGGGCGCGATAGAATACTACCACAGGAAGGCCGGAGCATAA
- a CDS encoding DUF3102 domain-containing protein — protein sequence MGKTNDLCPLQAECEKKCTYVGRELECPYYYNNARPGAEIDDQEKLRRARWREAEEAELAAMSGYKPEPGERTIETVTGEILDLKRTAGEAILDIGARLIEAKGMLSHGEWLPWLTEQVEFSERTAQNFMRLAREWSNPQTLADLGASKALALLALPAEERERFLTETHEVDGKEKPVIDMSARQLEQAIKERDEARKAAEAARADAAAAEQARAKMEADMKLVNATLESARAEKEQADREAARLEQELTELKNRPVDVAVETVVDQESIEQGRAEAMAEMQAKLDKAKEAKAKADEKRKAAEAALEQAQVQLKDSEQARKNAVLTSDEDIAMFKAFFQQTQENANKMRGILLKLRGRTDHTAAQGAEKALRALAEAIGRCAE from the coding sequence ATGGGAAAAACGAATGATCTCTGTCCTCTCCAGGCCGAGTGTGAGAAGAAGTGCACCTATGTCGGCCGGGAGCTGGAGTGCCCTTATTATTACAACAACGCCCGGCCGGGCGCTGAGATCGACGACCAGGAGAAGTTGCGCAGAGCCCGGTGGAGAGAGGCCGAGGAGGCGGAGCTGGCCGCTATGTCGGGCTACAAACCTGAGCCTGGCGAGCGGACCATCGAAACCGTCACCGGGGAGATCCTAGACCTCAAGCGGACTGCCGGGGAGGCCATCTTGGACATCGGCGCCCGGCTCATAGAGGCCAAAGGGATGCTTTCCCATGGGGAGTGGCTGCCCTGGCTCACCGAGCAGGTTGAGTTTTCGGAGCGGACTGCCCAGAACTTTATGCGTCTTGCCAGAGAGTGGTCAAATCCGCAGACGCTTGCGGATTTGGGAGCCTCCAAAGCCTTGGCGCTCTTGGCCTTGCCGGCGGAGGAGCGGGAACGGTTTCTGACCGAGACCCACGAGGTGGACGGCAAGGAAAAGCCTGTTATCGACATGTCCGCCCGGCAACTGGAGCAGGCCATCAAGGAGCGGGACGAGGCCCGGAAAGCCGCCGAGGCCGCCAGGGCCGACGCCGCCGCTGCGGAGCAGGCCCGGGCGAAGATGGAGGCCGACATGAAGCTGGTCAACGCCACGCTGGAGTCGGCCCGTGCGGAGAAGGAACAGGCGGATCGGGAGGCTGCCCGCCTGGAGCAGGAGCTGACTGAGCTGAAGAACCGGCCGGTGGACGTGGCGGTGGAGACTGTGGTGGACCAGGAATCCATCGAGCAGGGCAGGGCAGAGGCCATGGCCGAGATGCAGGCAAAGCTGGACAAGGCCAAGGAGGCGAAGGCCAAGGCCGACGAAAAGCGCAAGGCCGCCGAGGCTGCTCTGGAGCAGGCCCAGGTCCAGCTCAAGGACTCCGAGCAGGCCCGGAAAAACGCGGTGCTCACCTCGGATGAGGACATTGCCATGTTCAAGGCATTCTTTCAACAGACTCAGGAGAACGCCAACAAGATGAGGGGCATCCTGCTCAAGCTACGGGGCCGGACTGACCATACCGCCGCCCAAGGGGCGGAGAAGGCGCTGAGGGCCCTGGCCGAGGCCATCGGGAGGTGTGCGGAATGA
- a CDS encoding LexA family protein — protein MTSAKRLNQSIKPPMREGDVVIVRKQDTAETGDIVVVLINGDSATVKRIKKEPTGITLIPNNPAYDPMYYSSHDIETLPVRILGKVVELRAKF, from the coding sequence TTGACATCAGCAAAGCGACTTAACCAAAGCATTAAACCGCCCATGCGTGAAGGTGATGTGGTTATCGTTCGCAAGCAGGATACCGCCGAGACAGGAGACATCGTAGTCGTCTTGATTAACGGAGATAGCGCCACGGTAAAGCGCATAAAAAAAGAGCCGACCGGAATCACACTGATTCCAAACAACCCTGCTTATGATCCTATGTATTATTCCAGCCACGACATTGAGACCCTACCCGTCCGCATCCTTGGAAAAGTGGTCGAGCTTCGGGCAAAATTCTAG
- a CDS encoding helix-turn-helix domain-containing protein, which translates to MNRIKVLRLERNIKQVDLAKAVSVSQAALSGYETGKYEPDFDTLKRIAEYFDVSIDYLLGGKLDSRANASATEDDIKAAFWGGDRDLSAEDMDAMWADVKNFAAFVAQRKKQEKRRDE; encoded by the coding sequence ATGAACCGTATTAAGGTGCTTCGGCTAGAACGCAATATAAAACAGGTTGATTTGGCCAAAGCTGTATCAGTCAGTCAGGCCGCACTCTCAGGGTATGAGACCGGCAAGTACGAGCCTGACTTCGATACGCTTAAACGGATAGCAGAATATTTTGACGTCTCCATTGATTACCTCTTAGGAGGTAAATTGGATTCAAGGGCTAATGCATCAGCCACCGAGGATGATATCAAAGCCGCCTTCTGGGGCGGAGACAGAGACCTCTCCGCAGAAGATATGGATGCCATGTGGGCCGACGTAAAGAACTTTGCCGCTTTTGTGGCCCAGAGAAAAAAGCAGGAGAAAAGACGGGATGAATGA
- a CDS encoding replicative DNA helicase yields MDEHTYEALAEQSVLGSILVDPRCLPEVERSLKPEDFRLEADCALYRAALALEREGSALDPLLILDRARKLGSQVSARYAMELMEITPTAANVGEYIRLVREDRLRDGLLETAETIRAGVASREDPAALLSAAGQRLDALAAQGSTGKLVSPNDGIMAYYRQRESVEEGDAKGYVCTGYMALDELLGGGMLNSGLYLLAARPGMGKTTLALNIADRVAQVDPVLFVSLEMDTEQLSAKRLSRETGVPSQKLLMQALTQDEEDRVAAAARKLAGLAFWSNDTPTVTVDDIGVLARSIGGLRLIVVDYFGKILPPPEARRAGRYEYTTEISGALKNLARTLHLPILVLCQLNREVEARQDKRPKLSDLRDTGALEQDADGVIFLYREDYYAERDSVDPTVPSLLEVDLAKNRHGAVGGCKLAFSMASSKIAGMSYRRKIKEEIPEQFTIQTTGQDEEDPFKEGN; encoded by the coding sequence ATGGATGAGCACACCTACGAGGCCCTGGCCGAGCAGAGTGTCCTGGGGTCCATCCTGGTAGATCCCCGCTGTCTCCCCGAGGTGGAGCGCTCTCTCAAGCCGGAGGACTTCCGCCTGGAGGCTGACTGTGCCCTCTACCGGGCCGCCCTGGCCCTGGAGCGGGAGGGCAGCGCACTGGACCCGCTCCTGATTCTGGACCGGGCCCGGAAGCTGGGGAGCCAGGTCTCCGCCCGGTACGCTATGGAGCTCATGGAGATTACCCCCACCGCTGCCAACGTGGGGGAATACATTAGGCTGGTCCGGGAGGACCGACTGCGGGATGGTCTGCTGGAGACGGCGGAGACCATCCGGGCAGGTGTGGCGTCCCGGGAGGACCCGGCCGCCCTCCTCTCCGCCGCAGGACAGCGGCTGGACGCCCTGGCCGCTCAGGGCAGCACCGGCAAGCTGGTCAGCCCAAACGACGGCATCATGGCCTACTACAGGCAGCGGGAGTCCGTGGAAGAAGGAGACGCCAAAGGCTATGTCTGCACGGGCTACATGGCCCTAGATGAGCTCCTGGGCGGCGGGATGCTCAACTCCGGCCTCTACCTGCTGGCTGCCCGGCCCGGCATGGGCAAGACCACCCTGGCCCTCAATATCGCCGACCGGGTGGCCCAGGTGGACCCGGTGCTCTTCGTCTCTCTGGAGATGGACACGGAGCAGCTCTCCGCCAAGCGCCTCTCCCGGGAGACCGGTGTCCCCTCCCAAAAGCTCCTCATGCAGGCCCTCACCCAAGACGAGGAGGACCGGGTGGCCGCGGCCGCCCGGAAGCTGGCGGGGCTGGCATTCTGGTCCAACGATACCCCAACAGTGACGGTGGACGACATCGGGGTCCTGGCCCGGAGCATCGGCGGGCTGCGGCTCATCGTAGTGGACTATTTTGGCAAGATCCTGCCGCCGCCGGAGGCCCGGCGGGCCGGGAGGTACGAGTACACCACGGAGATCTCCGGCGCCCTCAAAAACCTGGCAAGGACCCTGCATCTGCCCATTTTGGTCCTATGCCAGCTCAACCGGGAGGTGGAGGCCCGGCAGGACAAGCGGCCTAAGCTCTCCGACCTCCGGGATACCGGCGCTCTGGAGCAAGACGCCGACGGAGTGATCTTCCTCTACCGGGAGGACTACTACGCGGAGCGAGACAGCGTGGACCCCACCGTTCCCTCCCTCCTGGAGGTGGACCTGGCCAAGAACCGACACGGCGCCGTGGGCGGCTGCAAGCTGGCCTTTTCCATGGCCTCCAGTAAGATCGCCGGTATGTCCTACCGGCGGAAAATAAAGGAGGAGATTCCGGAGCAGTTCACGATACAGACGACCGGGCAGGACGAAGAGGACCCATTCAAGGAGGGAAACTGA
- a CDS encoding helix-turn-helix domain-containing protein: MEERPAYWAVIPSFVRYDPDLPPNAKLLYGEVTALSGKRGYCYAQNGYFAELFSLSERSISRLFAVLVERGYLRVDVIRDESTQEVLERRICAVYDQGTPNHPHDNFVGTPPDNFVETPPDKNVGENNTSIEYIPPIVPQGGQLRKPKEPKKLRAPKSIPTWKPERFEAFWKFYPRHEDRVSAVREWDRLKPEDELIDAIARALKWQVRAEDWPAPYACRYLRNQRWLDEPTPKSSKAAPVKTQAQQLTGWHTEVIDGEEVMVPDG, encoded by the coding sequence ATGGAAGAGCGACCGGCCTACTGGGCTGTAATCCCCTCCTTCGTCCGCTACGACCCGGACCTGCCACCTAACGCCAAGCTGCTTTACGGAGAGGTTACCGCTCTCTCGGGCAAGCGGGGGTACTGCTACGCCCAAAACGGCTACTTTGCGGAGCTGTTCAGCCTGTCCGAACGGAGTATCAGCCGGCTTTTTGCGGTGCTGGTGGAGCGGGGTTACCTGCGGGTGGACGTGATCCGGGACGAGAGTACTCAGGAGGTCCTGGAACGCCGGATTTGCGCCGTCTACGACCAAGGCACACCGAACCACCCTCACGACAATTTTGTCGGGACCCCTCCTGACAATTTTGTCGAGACCCCTCCCGACAAAAATGTCGGGGAGAATAATACAAGTATAGAATATATACCCCCTATAGTCCCCCAAGGGGGACAGCTCCGAAAGCCAAAGGAACCGAAGAAGCTGAGAGCGCCCAAGAGCATCCCCACCTGGAAGCCGGAACGGTTCGAGGCATTTTGGAAGTTCTACCCCCGGCATGAGGACCGGGTGTCTGCTGTCCGGGAGTGGGACAGGCTCAAGCCGGAGGATGAGCTAATCGACGCCATCGCCCGGGCCCTCAAGTGGCAGGTCAGGGCCGAGGACTGGCCGGCGCCCTACGCCTGCCGGTACCTCCGAAACCAGCGGTGGCTGGACGAGCCCACCCCCAAGAGCAGCAAGGCAGCGCCCGTCAAGACCCAGGCCCAGCAGCTCACCGGCTGGCACACCGAGGTCATCGACGGGGAGGAGGTGATGGTCCCGGATGGATGA